One genomic segment of Tripterygium wilfordii isolate XIE 37 chromosome 9, ASM1340144v1, whole genome shotgun sequence includes these proteins:
- the LOC120006622 gene encoding zinc finger protein 3-like has translation MESPDKKSSSSEAAIIVSTSKEALQCQDYSLQNSKENETYHGFHQELNLIDCLKTDSSQTPSVTPQAIGVEPRVFSCNYCQRKFYSSQALGGHQNAHKRERNLAKRPRIAASALVSGHPYLHNNHLFSCMVSLPLLGRNLGIQAHSVIHKSSHIPSTIKKGHQNWSRPPIEQQPGIGKLSMETSLHSNVGSFNIERTTINSPVDKMIKGNIHRCTYRNKQDEMQKLDLSLKL, from the coding sequence ATGGAATCCCCAGATAAAAAGTCAAGCTCTTCAGAGGCTGCAATCATCGTATCTACATCAAAGGAAGCTCTTCAATGTCAAGATTATTCATTGCAGAACTCAAAGGAGAATGAAACTTATCATGGGTTCCATCAAGAGCTCAACCTTATTGACTGCTTGAAGACTGATTCATCTCAAACTCCATCAGTGACTCCTCAAGCCATTGGTGTGGAGCCACGGGTTTTCTCCTGCAACTACTGTCAAAGAAAATTCTATAGCTCACAAGCACTAGGAGGACATCAAAATGCTCACAAGAGAGAGAGGAACCTAGCAAAAAGACCAAGAATAGCAGCCTCAGCCTTGGTTTCTGGGCATCCTTACCTACACAACAATCATCTCTTTTCTTGCATGgtttctcttcctctcctcgGAAGAAATCTTGGAATTCAAGCGCACTCAGTGATTCACAAATCTTCACACATACCATCTACCATAAAAAAGGGACATCAAAACTGGTCTAGACCACCAATTGAGCAGCAACCAGGAATAGGGAAGCTGTCCATGGAGACATCACTGCATTCCAATGTTGGCAGCTTCAACATAGAGAGGACTACAATAAATTCTCCAGTCGACAAGATGATCAAAGGTAATATACATAGGTGCACATACAGGAATAAACAAGATGAAATGCAGAAGCTTGATTTGTCTCTCAAGCTCTGA